In Oscillospiraceae bacterium, the genomic window TCCTCGCGTTTGGCGGTTTTGTCCACATAGACGGTGGCGTACATGAAGTCCCGCAGGGCCAGAAAGGCCTCATTCTCCTCCGTACCCACCCGTACATTGCCGTCGCTATTGCGCAGGATGCTGTTGATCATGGTCGTGATGCGGGCGGATTTGGTGGTGCCCAGCACCGCGGTGCAGTCCCTTGGCAGGATGTCCGGGTCCAGCACACCGGCGCGCACGGCGTCCTCGATGTCGTGGTTGACGTAGGCGATCTGGTCTGCCATGCGTACGATGCGCCCTTCCGGGGTGGCAGCCCAGGTGCCTTTGGTGTGGGTCACGATACCGTTGCGCACTTCCCAGCTCAGGTTGAGGCCCCTGCCCTCTTTTTCCAGCTTGTCCACCACCCGCAGGCTCTGCACATAATGCTTGAACCCACCCGGGCAGAGCTGGTTGAGCGCCCGTTCTCCGGCGTGGCCAAAGGGCGTGTGGCCCAGGTCATGGGCCAGGCTGATGGCCTCGGTCAGGTCCTCGTTCAGGCGCAGGGCGCGGGCAATGGTGCGGGCGATCTGCGACACCTCCAGCGTATGGGTCAGCCGGGTGCGGTACAGGTCCCCTTCCGGGGACAGGAATACCTGGGTCTTTTGCTTCAGGCGGCGGAACGCCTTGCAGTGCAGCACCCGGTCGCGGTCACGCTGAAACACCGGGCGCAGCGGATCCTGCGGCTCCGGCACCGCCCGGCCGCGGCTGGCATCGCTGAAGGTCGCCCACGGTGCAAAGGTCAGGTGTTCGATCTCTTCGGTTCTCTGGCGCACATCCATGCTGGTCCCCTCCCTTTTCTGGTTCTTCTCCCCCCTTTCCACCGGAAATCCCGGCGCAGCCGATCCCACGCGCCGCGCCTGCGGCAATTGTAGCACAACGGCCCTGTCGAAGGGGGAAGTTCTGTGTCAGCTCCTAAAATTCACTTGATTTTTAAAAAGGTGCGTAGAATGGCTCAGACACTGCTGCCTCCGCCCCGCCCCGGGTCAGCTCCCGCAGCTGTTCCAGCAGCGGACCTTCGGTGTGTTCCGGCATCTGCCAGCGCAGGGTGACCCGGTCGGCGAACTCCGGCGCAGCCTGCTTTGCCCCGGCGGCGTCGATGAGCAGAGATGCCCGCTCGTAAAGAGAATAGTCTACCGTCATGCGCAGTTCCACCACACTGCGCACCGTGACCACCTCGGCATTTTCCAGCGCACGGGCCGTGGCCGTGGTGTATGCACGCACCAGCCCGCCGGTGCCCAGCAGCACCCCGCCGAAGTAACGGGTGATCACCACGATCAGATCCGTCAGGCCGCTGTGCTGCAGCACCTCCAGTGCCGGGGTCCCGGCCGTTTTGGCCGGCTCGCCATCGTCGGAGTAGCGTTCCCGATTCCCCTCCCGCAGCCGGTAAGCATACACGTTGTGCCGCGCCGTGCGGTTGGCCGCGCGC contains:
- a CDS encoding deoxyguanosinetriphosphate triphosphohydrolase — translated: MDVRQRTEEIEHLTFAPWATFSDASRGRAVPEPQDPLRPVFQRDRDRVLHCKAFRRLKQKTQVFLSPEGDLYRTRLTHTLEVSQIARTIARALRLNEDLTEAISLAHDLGHTPFGHAGERALNQLCPGGFKHYVQSLRVVDKLEKEGRGLNLSWEVRNGIVTHTKGTWAATPEGRIVRMADQIAYVNHDIEDAVRAGVLDPDILPRDCTAVLGTTKSARITTMINSILRNSDGNVRVGTEENEAFLALRDFMYATVYVDKTAKREEQKVDKVIGELYDYYLNHIDRMSNFYVQLAYQEGRDRAVTDYISGMSDEFAIRTFEELFVPQKWHVL
- a CDS encoding YigZ family protein; amino-acid sequence: MEDYRTIRGTAVGEYEEKKSRFIAQLSFADSEEAAVAFLEQVRAANRTARHNVYAYRLREGNRERYSDDGEPAKTAGTPALEVLQHSGLTDLIVVITRYFGGVLLGTGGLVRAYTTATARALENAEVVTVRSVVELRMTVDYSLYERASLLIDAAGAKQAAPEFADRVTLRWQMPEHTEGPLLEQLRELTRGGAEAAVSEPFYAPF